A window of the Aquipuribacter hungaricus genome harbors these coding sequences:
- the rsmH gene encoding 16S rRNA (cytosine(1402)-N(4))-methyltransferase RsmH: MTDDPESPDEVAGSASHVPVMLDRCVDLLLPALQHEGAVAVDGTLGLGGHTDALLRRAPLARVVGVDRDPVALAEAGRRLAGHGDRFLAVGAVHDDVDDVLAAAGTDQVDGVLLDLGVSSMQLDVDERGFSYSRDTPLDMRMGDEGMTAADVLNTYDPRALVRLMRSHSDEKFADRIARAVVAARAVEPFTTSGRLVELVYDAVPAAARRTGGHPAKRLFQALRIEVNDEIAGLARALPAWLEALAPGGVMVVLSYHSGEDRLVKRAFAAVTTVDAPHGLPVEPAPAPYELLVRGAVKATPEEIDENPRAASVRLRAVRRRSA, translated from the coding sequence CCCCGACGAGGTCGCGGGGTCCGCCTCCCACGTCCCGGTCATGCTCGACCGCTGCGTCGACCTGCTCCTGCCGGCCCTGCAGCACGAGGGCGCGGTCGCCGTCGACGGGACCCTCGGCCTCGGCGGGCACACCGACGCCTTGCTCCGGCGCGCCCCCCTCGCCCGCGTCGTCGGCGTGGACCGCGACCCGGTGGCCCTGGCCGAGGCCGGCCGGCGGCTCGCCGGGCACGGGGACCGCTTCCTGGCCGTCGGCGCCGTCCACGACGACGTCGACGACGTCCTCGCGGCCGCGGGCACGGACCAGGTGGACGGCGTCCTGCTGGACCTGGGCGTCTCCTCCATGCAGCTCGACGTCGACGAGCGCGGGTTCTCCTACTCCCGCGACACCCCGCTGGACATGCGGATGGGCGACGAGGGCATGACCGCCGCCGACGTCCTCAACACCTACGACCCGCGCGCGCTCGTCCGGCTCATGCGCTCCCACAGCGACGAGAAGTTCGCCGACCGGATCGCCCGCGCCGTCGTCGCCGCCCGTGCGGTGGAGCCCTTCACCACGAGCGGGCGGCTCGTCGAGCTCGTCTACGACGCCGTGCCCGCCGCCGCCCGGCGGACCGGCGGGCACCCCGCCAAGCGGCTGTTCCAGGCGCTGCGGATCGAGGTCAACGACGAGATCGCCGGTCTCGCCCGGGCGCTGCCCGCCTGGCTGGAGGCGCTCGCACCCGGCGGCGTCATGGTCGTCCTGTCCTACCACTCGGGGGAGGACCGCCTCGTGAAGCGGGCCTTCGCCGCCGTCACCACGGTCGACGCCCCCCACGGCCTGCCGGTCGAGCCGGCGCCCGCCCCGTACGAGCTGCTGGTCAGGGGCGCGGTCAAGGCCACGCCCGAGGAGATCGACGAGAACCCGCGCGCCGCCTCGGTGAGGCTGCGCGCCGTCCGGAGGAGGTCCGCATGA